One Cedecea neteri DNA segment encodes these proteins:
- a CDS encoding winged helix-turn-helix domain-containing protein has product MAVSQLSLRAARNLHLAAQGLLQKPRRRARPSDVTDAISRMSLLQIDTINIVARSPYLVLFSRLGQYESGWLDSALASGELIEYWAHEACFLPKKDFALIRHRMLSPENMGWKYRPEWMKEHAEDIGQLLAYIKDNGPVRSADFEHPRKGASGWWEWKPQKKHLEGLFTAGQVMVTERRNFQRVYDLTHRVMPQWNDAQHLIEQPEAELLMLENSARSLGIFRPEWLADYYRLKNIALKPLIESWLSSGNVIRVQVDKLGDMLLHHSLLPLLEKAQQNQLNATHSAVLSPFDPVVWDRRRAEVLFNFSYRLECYTPAEKRRYGYFVLPLLHKGTLVGRIDAKMHRKLGQLEVISLYLEEGVKVTEALQEGLRGALTEFARWQSATHLTLGILPAELRENWGDGWEMAPAG; this is encoded by the coding sequence ATGGCCGTTTCACAACTTTCATTACGAGCAGCCCGAAATCTTCACCTTGCAGCCCAGGGGTTACTTCAAAAACCTCGCCGTCGTGCACGTCCCTCTGACGTCACCGACGCGATATCCCGCATGTCGTTGCTGCAAATTGACACCATTAATATTGTTGCCCGCAGCCCTTACCTGGTCTTGTTCAGCCGCCTTGGGCAGTATGAATCTGGCTGGCTTGATAGTGCCCTGGCGAGCGGAGAACTAATCGAATACTGGGCGCATGAAGCCTGTTTTTTGCCGAAAAAAGATTTTGCGCTCATTCGCCACCGGATGCTGAGCCCTGAAAACATGGGCTGGAAATATCGGCCTGAATGGATGAAGGAGCATGCGGAAGATATCGGCCAGCTGCTCGCTTATATCAAAGACAATGGCCCCGTCCGCTCCGCTGATTTTGAGCATCCACGCAAAGGCGCGAGCGGCTGGTGGGAATGGAAGCCTCAGAAAAAACATCTTGAGGGGTTATTTACCGCCGGGCAGGTGATGGTGACGGAGCGGCGTAATTTCCAACGAGTATATGATTTAACCCATCGCGTTATGCCGCAGTGGAACGATGCCCAGCATCTGATTGAGCAGCCCGAGGCTGAGCTACTCATGTTGGAAAACAGCGCCCGTAGCCTGGGGATCTTTCGTCCGGAATGGCTCGCTGATTACTACCGACTGAAAAACATTGCGTTAAAACCCCTGATAGAAAGCTGGCTTTCATCGGGGAACGTCATTCGCGTCCAGGTCGATAAACTGGGCGATATGCTGTTGCATCATTCGCTGCTCCCGCTGCTTGAAAAAGCGCAACAAAATCAGCTTAACGCGACCCACAGCGCTGTGCTCTCACCGTTTGACCCGGTCGTTTGGGATCGCCGCAGAGCAGAAGTGTTGTTTAACTTTTCCTATCGGCTGGAATGCTATACCCCGGCGGAAAAGCGCCGCTATGGTTATTTTGTTTTGCCACTACTGCACAAAGGGACTCTCGTTGGCAGGATAGATGCAAAAATGCATCGCAAGCTGGGGCAACTGGAGGTGATAAGCCTCTATCTGGAAGAGGGTGTAAAAGTCACCGAGGCTTTGCAGGAAGGGCTTCGAGGCGCATTGACAGAATTTGCTCGCTGGCAATCCGCCACGCATCTTACCCTGGGTATTTTGCCTGCCGAACTAAGAGAAAACTGGGGCGATGGTTGGGAAATGGCCCCGGCTGGCTAG
- the ycaR gene encoding protein YcaR translates to MESRLLEIIACPVCNGKLYYNQEKQELICKPDGLAFPLRDGIPVLLESEARTLTSDETNP, encoded by the coding sequence ATGGAAAGTCGTTTACTTGAAATCATTGCCTGCCCGGTTTGTAACGGCAAGCTCTACTATAATCAGGAAAAGCAAGAGCTTATCTGCAAGCCTGATGGCCTGGCCTTCCCGCTGCGTGACGGTATTCCGGTTCTGCTGGAAAGTGAAGCACGTACGCTGACTTCAGACGAGACCAATCCATGA
- the kdsB gene encoding 3-deoxy-manno-octulosonate cytidylyltransferase produces the protein MSFVAIIPARYASTRLPGKPLKEINGKAMVLHVLDRARESGAERIIVATDHPEVARVVEAAGGEVCLTSPDHQSGTERLAEVIEKCGFSDDTVIVNVQGDEPMIPPVIIQQVANNVANSKAGMATLAVPIESAEEAFNPNAVKVVMDAQGYALYFSRATIPWDRERFAASREEIGDTFLRHIGIYGYRAGFIRRYVSWAPSQLEQIEMLEQLRVLWNGEKIHVAVAKAIPSIGVDTPEDLERVRLAMR, from the coding sequence ATGAGTTTTGTCGCCATTATTCCAGCGCGATATGCGTCTACGCGTCTGCCGGGTAAGCCTTTAAAAGAGATTAACGGCAAAGCAATGGTTCTGCATGTTCTGGACCGTGCACGTGAATCCGGCGCTGAGCGTATCATCGTCGCGACCGATCACCCGGAAGTTGCGCGCGTCGTCGAGGCTGCGGGCGGAGAAGTTTGCCTGACCAGCCCCGATCATCAGTCCGGTACCGAACGCCTGGCGGAAGTGATTGAGAAATGTGGCTTCAGTGACGACACGGTAATCGTGAACGTACAGGGCGATGAGCCAATGATCCCACCGGTGATTATTCAGCAGGTTGCTAACAACGTTGCGAACAGTAAAGCCGGCATGGCGACCCTCGCAGTTCCCATTGAATCAGCGGAAGAAGCGTTTAATCCGAATGCGGTAAAAGTGGTCATGGATGCGCAGGGTTATGCGCTCTATTTCTCTCGCGCCACTATTCCGTGGGATCGCGAGCGTTTTGCCGCTTCACGTGAAGAGATTGGCGATACCTTCCTGCGCCATATCGGCATCTATGGCTATCGTGCTGGCTTCATCCGCCGCTACGTCAGCTGGGCACCGAGCCAGCTCGAGCAAATCGAAATGCTTGAGCAGCTTCGCGTCTTGTGGAACGGCGAAAAAATTCACGTTGCCGTGGCGAAAGCCATCCCAAGTATCGGTGTGGACACTCCGGAAGATCTTGAGCGCGTCCGTCTCGCAATGCGTTAA